In Sphingomonas sp. LT1P40, the DNA window CCGTAGCATTGGCATTCAGCGACACGCGCAGCCCGCTCGTGATGCTGGTCGTGCCGATCACGACCCCGCCATAGCTGACATTGCTGCCGTCGACGCCGATCTGCCCGGCACCATTGCCCTGATTGAGAATGACGAGGCGCTCATCGGAATAGAGCGAGAAAGCGACGGTCAGCATGCCGCCGTCGAAATTGTCGGAATCGACGTCGCTGACCGTGGCAGCGGGGGCCAGCCGCGTGGTGGCACCCTCGATATGCAGGACGTTGGTGTCGATCCACTCGCCCGGACCATTCAGATCGACCACCGGCTGGTCGTTGCTCGGTGTGACGTTCACCGTCACCGCGATCCCGCGCTCGCCCGGTGCGCCGCCCGGCACGGGGCCGAAATCCGCACCCTCGCTATCGGTGAAGTTGATGAGCAACCGACGCGATGCCGTCGGCGTGTTGTCCAGGTTCGAATAATACATCGTGCGGATCAGGTAATTGATCTCGAACGCGGTCGCGCTGGCGCTGAACGTCACGATCAGGTCGGTCCCAAACCCGCCAGTGACCGACGCGATCGCCGACGCGAACGCACCGGAGGCCAACTGTACGCGATCCTCGGCCAGCAACCCGCTGACCCGCAGCACCGCGCCCGCGAAATTGCCATCTGGATCGACAAAGGTCGCGTTGCCGACAAACTCGATCGCGCTGTTGTTGACGACCTGTTCGCTCGTCTCGACCACGGTGTTGGCGCCGGTCAGCGATGGTGCGGTATTGGCCACGAACGATATCCCCCCGGGAACGGAACAGGCCGCCTGTGCCGCCCGAAACTCCCCTTCCCGGATCAGACTAGCAGCGCAGAGGGCGTTGAGTCACCGGGGTTTTTACATCGTCGCAGCCGCGTTCGTTCGCCTCACACAAATGGGTCCGGGGGCAGGTCGGTCACGCCGCCGAGCAAGCTGATGACATAATCCTGACCGGCCTGATATCCGGCGACGCCATTGGCATCGACGACCAGAAAACTCTGCCCGGCATAGATGCCTGAATCGGGCCGGAACAGCACCGCTTCGCCCACGCCCATCTGTCCCGCGCCGATCGCCGCCGCCAGATCGATATCGAAATCGCCGCCCAGCTGCCCGCCGACAACCGTCGTTGCAATGCCGGCGACGGTGAAGTAGAAATCGATCTTGTCGCCTGCGGTCAAATGGATGCCGTCAGCGTTGATGCCCGTGGACTGGCTGACCGCGTCATAGACATAGGTGTCGTTGCCCGCGCCGCCGTAAAGGAAATCGCTGCCAGCCCCGCCGAACAGCCGGTCGTCGCCCGCGCTGCCGTAAATGGTGTCGTGGCTCTGCCCGCCGAACACGCGCACGCTGCCGTCCAGTTCGGCGCTGGCGTCGATGCGGATACTGGTTGTGACCGGCAGCCCCCAGATCGTCTGCTGCACGCCCGCCGCGACCAGCGAGTTGGCGACGGTGATGTCGAACACGTTGCGGTCGCCCGCCGGTCCCGCCATCAGCGTGATCTGCTCGATCCCCTGGATCGCGGTGCCGTCCAGCGTGATCGTATAGTCGCCGTCGAGCGCCAACTGGTCGATGCCGCCGCCGCCATTGACCCGGTCCACCGCCGGATCGAACCGACCCGGTCCGAACCAGATGCCATCGCTCCCGGCGCCGCCAGTCAGGTTGTCGGTGCCCGCGCCGCCATAGATGCGGAACTGTCCGTCGGTCTCCGCCGCGCCGTTGAAGGTGAAGTTGTTGCCCAATGCGAGGTTGGTGCCGAATATCGTCAGCACGCGTGCCGCCGCGACGTTCGCATCCACCGTGGTGATCGAATAGCCATTGCCGGCACCCGCCAACAGGCCGATCAGCTCGATCCCGCTGATCGTGGTTGCACCCAGCGTCAGACCACCCGAATAATTGCCCTGAAGCCCGATCTGGTCGTTGGTGCCATCGCCGCCGGTCACCCGGTCCGCTGCGGTGAGCGCGCCGCCAAAGAAAAAGCTGTCGTTCCCGGTCCCGCCGTCCGCGGTGTCGTCGCCACCCTGGCTCAGGTCGAGCGTGTCGTTGCCTTCGCCGGTCGAATAAGTGTCGGCTCCCGCCGTGCCCGTCACCGTATCGTCGGCCGTGCCGATTACCGGTGCCCAGCCGCTGAAGTCGGCGGCGACGAACGCGGTCGCGGCCAAACCGGTGAAGCGCAGCACCGTGCCCCAATTGTTGCCGCCGCCGTCCTTGTCGAATTGCAACAGCGTATCGTTGCCGTCCTGCAGCAACCGCGCAAAGCCGCCCGTGAACGGGTTGCTCACACCATTCCAGCCCGTGAAATACTGGCTGAAATCGTTCTTCTGCGGGAGGATGACCTTGTCCACGCCCAGCTCGAAATCGGACACCGTTGCCGCCAGCCCTGCCGTCGCGCCGATATGGCGATAAAATTGCAGGGTAATTTCGTCGACTCCGCTTCCCGTCGTCAAGGCGATCTGGTGGTCGGTATAGAGGGCCATCTTGTCGTTATCCGCGCCAAGATCGACGATTGCCCCGCGCGGCGCCAGGTCGTTGAACCCGACCGTGTCGTTGCCAGCCCCGCCGATGATTTCAAAGCTGGTGCCGGGAGGCGATCCCTGGCCATTATTGGGGCCGAAATAGGTGTCCGGAAAGACCGAGAATTCGTCGTTCCCATCGCCGCCATCCAGCACCAGATGGCCGGGGAAATACAGCGAGCCACGCAGGGTGTCGTTGCCGCCCTCGCCATAGACGATCGAGTTACCGCCCTCCGACTGAACGAAGTCATCGCCGGCGCCCGCATGCACGGTGTCATTGCCGCCGCCGGTATAGATGATATCGTCGCCACCGCCGGTGTCGATCACATCGTCCCCGGCGCGGCTGGAAACATAGTCGCGGCCGCTGGTGCCGGTGATGATATCGCCGCCGACCGTGCCCTCGTACAGCGGCACGCCGCCGCTATTGCCGGTCGATGCAAGGACGGCGGTCGCCGGCTGGCTGCCGTCCGGTGCAAACCCGCCCAGATCGTTCGCGCCCAGCGCGCTGACATTGGTATTCTTGAAGCGGATGAATTCGACGGTGCCGTACACCGAGCCCGCACCCGCATCGAAATCACGCCGCAGCACCGCGTCCGCCCCGTCCTGCACCAATGTCAGATGCCCGGTTGCAAAGGGATTGGTCCGGCCATCCCAGTTGATCAGCCAGCCGCCCTTCCACGCGCCGCTGATGCGATCGACGCCCGGCGTATAATCGGTCAGCGTCAGGCG includes these proteins:
- a CDS encoding beta strand repeat-containing protein, which codes for MAIIDGTNNGETLNGTPDADTINAGGGDDTVLGGTGDDTINGGDGNDTLYGQQGADTYYAGEGNDRIGEAGGDTIYGEGGDDIVDTHVTAGNSVIDLGTGNDQAIIGIFGTQFTQGMATIIGGEGNDLVAVYHGTGNVVDLGTGSDQFILIGGSSTVTLGDGADEILLGIDSPSTLSFPYYHARLTLTDYTPGVDRISGAWKGGWLINWDGRTNPFATGHLTLVQDGADAVLRRDFDAGAGSVYGTVEFIRFKNTNVSALGANDLGGFAPDGSQPATAVLASTGNSGGVPLYEGTVGGDIITGTSGRDYVSSRAGDDVIDTGGGDDIIYTGGGNDTVHAGAGDDFVQSEGGNSIVYGEGGNDTLRGSLYFPGHLVLDGGDGNDEFSVFPDTYFGPNNGQGSPPGTSFEIIGGAGNDTVGFNDLAPRGAIVDLGADNDKMALYTDHQIALTTGSGVDEITLQFYRHIGATAGLAATVSDFELGVDKVILPQKNDFSQYFTGWNGVSNPFTGGFARLLQDGNDTLLQFDKDGGGNNWGTVLRFTGLAATAFVAADFSGWAPVIGTADDTVTGTAGADTYSTGEGNDTLDLSQGGDDTADGGTGNDSFFFGGALTAADRVTGGDGTNDQIGLQGNYSGGLTLGATTISGIELIGLLAGAGNGYSITTVDANVAAARVLTIFGTNLALGNNFTFNGAAETDGQFRIYGGAGTDNLTGGAGSDGIWFGPGRFDPAVDRVNGGGGIDQLALDGDYTITLDGTAIQGIEQITLMAGPAGDRNVFDITVANSLVAAGVQQTIWGLPVTTSIRIDASAELDGSVRVFGGQSHDTIYGSAGDDRLFGGAGSDFLYGGAGNDTYVYDAVSQSTGINADGIHLTAGDKIDFYFTVAGIATTVVGGQLGGDFDIDLAAAIGAGQMGVGEAVLFRPDSGIYAGQSFLVVDANGVAGYQAGQDYVISLLGGVTDLPPDPFV